Proteins from a single region of Styela clava chromosome 1, kaStyClav1.hap1.2, whole genome shotgun sequence:
- the LOC120341846 gene encoding uncharacterized protein LOC120341846 isoform X1 — translation MGIVIVGLVTPLLSLLWENGLKQHVVKFCSSFILGNFFVRRRLIREVNGATRKITTPSKITGLKQHDFQVTPTLVEVNFYETGADEREYKPEKSFSPLKHAQGGTNTSPDEFFKDPNVRRVALIGGAGYGKTEMTKKFSNDMMDEKIPGLEEVEVIQHMNFRDVHGNEKLTLGSLLLGNVNMAPSDRTKDIEWIARNPNKYMLVLDGADQYENIKDLGKNQGTSNYRDKMNPTDMLNGLLSGNLLPGIRVLYSSREHGIRSFDGSVRADKVIALSGFSYESVQILVKKLGGDDGDKIWNHLQEKAPALIPICTIPMFLVFTVLVVSRHKENPPKTFSEILLLVLRDMTVSEHVRAKEDIHKVIDALKITCFQATKKGQVTFTKKDLPGEITVEDIQDLIIIYPGTSGINQKLVEGNYKYILCHQSIQEALASLEVIDMTIEEFRKFLNVLHTAHWSMVRRITSGIILNDNTRTLVKGNDPSVSLLRTDFKILSSGAEKNTSQRTVTHIYQGPVNIEKKKHIVAAQYVESGASVSGPYKDVSFTAIAGTPTPLQDATPEQAKKDNTALADFLTLKQDPLKKSFQEQFRNPELEQPDLLELLHSLHQCGDSAKEIVADSPMESINLNKLQLSAADFHVVFGATQFFKKVKSLRLGTMNEEQLSDLKGFLAESRIAVNITTIKQTITDSGIFLNLLKVLAKYKKKMHFNAVQLNTLNEIHIPDLECVFQNFDTTINANYVKLLDKKDSELLELLQKVYIFRNSFECRIMELGTLNIQHIDVLKSLLEDTNVAIRIHRLTVDSKEANQIFIDLHKYGDRVQYDEIKEIVLRVDDPDITASVLSRCSKLQYLLYHSPRESFVRNLQSLTNSMKISNIKMSHMDIGSYDVLSREESVVVCDCLPHVTDELKIVYDVEHAEIKMLQTKLNSLPPTNLQIVLFDDHTRKWIGFSQKHRT, via the exons ATGG gGATTGTTATCGTTGGGTTGGTGACACCTTTATTAAGTCTGCTGTGGGAAAATGGATTAAAACAACATGTTGTGAAGTTTTGttcttcatttattttaggGAATTTCTTCG TTCGTCGACGTTTAATACGGGAGGTCAATGGGGCCACTCGGAAAATTACAACGCCTTCTAAGATTACTGGATTGAAGCAACATGATTTTCAAGTTACGCCTACTTTAGTGGAAGTTAATTTCTACGAAACTGGGGCCGACGAACGAGAATACAAACCCGAGAAATCATTTAGTCCACTTAAACATGCCCAGGGAGGAACAAATACTTCGCCAGACGAATTCTTCAAAGATCCGAATGTTAGAAGAGTCGCATTAATAGGGGGAGCTGGTTATGGTAAAACCGAGATGACGAAAAAATTTTCGAATGACATGATGGATGAAAAGATTCCAGGGCTAGAGGAAGTTGAAGTTATACAGCACATGAACTTTCGAGACGTTCATGGAAACGAGAAATTAACCCTGGGAAGTCTCCTGTTAGGAAACGTTAACATGGCTCCGAGTGACAGAACGAAAGATATTGAGTGGATCGCTAGGAATCCCAACAAATATATGCTAGTGCTGGATGGGGCAGATCAATACGAAAACATAAAAGATTTAGGAAAAAATCAAGGAACTAGTAATTATCGAGACAAAATGAATCCAACAGATATGCTGAATGGTTTATTGTCAGGGAATCTTCTTCCTGGAATCCGTGTTCTATATTCGTCTCGAGAACACGGAATACGAAGCTTTGATGGCAGTGTCCGCGCGGATAAAGTTATTGCTTTATCAGGCTTTTCATACGAATCGGTACAAATACTCGTCAAAAAGCTTGGGGGAGATGACGGCGATAAAATCTGGAATCATTTACAAGAGAAAGCACCGGCTTTGATTCCCATCTGTACGATACCGATGTTTTTAGTATTCACGGTTCTGGTGGTTTCCAGGCATAAAGAGAATCCACCTAAAACATTCAGTGAAATTCTTTTGCTGGTGTTACGCGATATGACAGTGTCCGAACACGTTCGTGCTAAGGAAGACATCCACAAAGTAATTGATGCTTTAAAGATAACATGTTTCCAGGCAACCAAAAAAGGTCAAGTCACTTTCACAAAAAAAGATTTACCCGGAGAAATAACAGTTGAAGATATACAAGATCTGATCATCATTTATCCAGGTACCAGTGGAATAAATCAGAAGCTTGTTGAAGGAAACTATAAGTATATATTATGCCACCAGAGCATTCAAGAAGCCCTGGCCAGTTTGGAAGTGATCGATATGACAATCGAGGAATTCCGAAAGTTCCTGAACGTTCTTCATACTGCACACTGGTCCATGGTTAGAAGAATAACAAGTGGAATCATTTTGAACGATAATACTCGCACATTAGTCAAGGGAAACGACCCATCAGTCAGTTTATTAAGAACAG atttcaaaatattatcgtCCGGTGCTGAAAAAAATACATCTCAAAGGACAGTCACACATATTTACCAGGGTCCGGTTAATATTG AAAAGAAGAAGCATATTGTTGCAGCACAATATGTAGAGTCTGGTGCATCAGTAAGCGGCCCATACAAAGATGTTAGCTTTACAG CAATTGCGGGAACACCAACACCTTTACAAGATGCCACACCTGAACAAGCAAAAAAAGATAATACAG CATTGGCAGATTTTCTTACATTGAAGCAAGACCCTCTAAAGAAGAGTTTTCAAGAACAGTTCCGAAACCCAGAACTTGAGCAACCAGATCTTCTTGAACTTTTGCATTCTTTGCATCAATGCGGTGACAGCGCAAAAGAAATCGTAGCTGATTCGCCAATGGAATCGATCAACTTAAATAAACTGCAACTCTCGGCTGCGGACTTCCACGTCGTTTTCGGTGCGACTCAGTTTTTCAAAAAGGTCAAATCTCTTCGTCTTGGGACGATGAACGAAGAACAACTCAGTGATTTGAAAGGCTTTTTAGCTGAATCTCGGATTGCG GTGAACATTACAACCATCAAACAAACGATCACTGACAGTGGCATCTTCTTAAATCTTCTGAAGGTGCTTGccaaatacaagaaaaaaatgcattttaatgCCGTTCAACTGAACACTTTGAATGAAATTCATATCCCGGATTTGGAGTGCGTTTTTCAAAACTTTGACACAACG ATAAATGCGAACTACGTCAAATTGTTGGACAAAAAGGATAGCGAATTACTCGAACTTCTGCAGAAGGTTTATATATTCAGAAATAGCTTTGAATGCAGAATTATGGAGTTAGGAACTCTCAATATCCAACACATCGATGTTCTGAAGAGTCTTCTCGAAGACACAAACGTTGCG ATAAGAATTCATCGACTCACCGTGGATAGTAAAGAAGCGAATCAGATATTCATCGATCTTCACAAATACGGTGACAGAGTTCAGTATGATGAAATAAAGGAGATTGTTCTCCGCGTTGACGACCCTGATATCACTGCCTCGGTGTTGAGCCGTTGCTCAAAACTTCAGTATTTGTTATATCATTCGCCTCGGGAATCGTTTGTTAGAAACCTTCAATCTTTGACAAACTCAATGAAGATATCAAACATCAAA atgAGCCACATGGATATCGGGTCTTATGATGTG TTGTCACGTGAAGAATCGGTTGTAGTGTGTGATTGCCTACCTCACGTCACTGATGAGTTAAAAATAGTGTACGACGTGGAACATGCAGAAATCAAGATGCTTCAAACAAAACTGAACTCTCTGCCTCCGACG AATCTGCAAATTGTACTCTTTGATGACCACACAAGAAAGTGGATAGGATTTTCCCAGAAACATCGTACGTGA
- the LOC120341846 gene encoding uncharacterized protein LOC120341846 isoform X3, giving the protein MGIVIVGLVTPLLSLLWENGLKQHVVKFCSSFILGNFFVRRRLIREVNGATRKITTPSKITGLKQHDFQVTPTLVEVNFYETGADEREYKPEKSFSPLKHAQGGTNTSPDEFFKDPNVRRVALIGGAGYGKTEMTKKFSNDMMDEKIPGLEEVEVIQHMNFRDVHGNEKLTLGSLLLGNVNMAPSDRTKDIEWIARNPNKYMLVLDGADQYENIKDLGKNQGTSNYRDKMNPTDMLNGLLSGNLLPGIRVLYSSREHGIRSFDGSVRADKVIALSGFSYESVQILVKKLGGDDGDKIWNHLQEKAPALIPICTIPMFLVFTVLVVSRHKENPPKTFSEILLLVLRDMTVSEHVRAKEDIHKVIDALKITCFQATKKGQVTFTKKDLPGEITVEDIQDLIIIYPGTSGINQKLVEGNYKYILCHQSIQEALASLEVIDMTIEEFRKFLNVLHTAHWSMVRRITSGIILNDNTRTLVKGNDPSVSLLRTDFKILSSGAEKNTSQRTVTHIYQGPVNIEKKKHIVAAQYVESGASVSGPYKDVSFTAIAGTPTPLQDATPEQAKKDNTALADFLTLKQDPLKKSFQEQFRNPELEQPDLLELLHSLHQCGDSAKEIVADSPMESINLNKLQLSAADFHVVFGATQFFKKVKSLRLGTMNEEQLSDLKGFLAESRIAVNITTIKQTITDSGIFLNLLKVLAKYKKKMHFNAVQLNTLNEIHIPDLECVFQNFDTTINANYVKLLDKKDSELLELLQKVYIFRNSFECRIMELGTLNIQHIDVLKSLLEDTNVALSREESVVVCDCLPHVTDELKIVYDVEHAEIKMLQTKLNSLPPTNLQIVLFDDHTRKWIGFSQKHRT; this is encoded by the exons ATGG gGATTGTTATCGTTGGGTTGGTGACACCTTTATTAAGTCTGCTGTGGGAAAATGGATTAAAACAACATGTTGTGAAGTTTTGttcttcatttattttaggGAATTTCTTCG TTCGTCGACGTTTAATACGGGAGGTCAATGGGGCCACTCGGAAAATTACAACGCCTTCTAAGATTACTGGATTGAAGCAACATGATTTTCAAGTTACGCCTACTTTAGTGGAAGTTAATTTCTACGAAACTGGGGCCGACGAACGAGAATACAAACCCGAGAAATCATTTAGTCCACTTAAACATGCCCAGGGAGGAACAAATACTTCGCCAGACGAATTCTTCAAAGATCCGAATGTTAGAAGAGTCGCATTAATAGGGGGAGCTGGTTATGGTAAAACCGAGATGACGAAAAAATTTTCGAATGACATGATGGATGAAAAGATTCCAGGGCTAGAGGAAGTTGAAGTTATACAGCACATGAACTTTCGAGACGTTCATGGAAACGAGAAATTAACCCTGGGAAGTCTCCTGTTAGGAAACGTTAACATGGCTCCGAGTGACAGAACGAAAGATATTGAGTGGATCGCTAGGAATCCCAACAAATATATGCTAGTGCTGGATGGGGCAGATCAATACGAAAACATAAAAGATTTAGGAAAAAATCAAGGAACTAGTAATTATCGAGACAAAATGAATCCAACAGATATGCTGAATGGTTTATTGTCAGGGAATCTTCTTCCTGGAATCCGTGTTCTATATTCGTCTCGAGAACACGGAATACGAAGCTTTGATGGCAGTGTCCGCGCGGATAAAGTTATTGCTTTATCAGGCTTTTCATACGAATCGGTACAAATACTCGTCAAAAAGCTTGGGGGAGATGACGGCGATAAAATCTGGAATCATTTACAAGAGAAAGCACCGGCTTTGATTCCCATCTGTACGATACCGATGTTTTTAGTATTCACGGTTCTGGTGGTTTCCAGGCATAAAGAGAATCCACCTAAAACATTCAGTGAAATTCTTTTGCTGGTGTTACGCGATATGACAGTGTCCGAACACGTTCGTGCTAAGGAAGACATCCACAAAGTAATTGATGCTTTAAAGATAACATGTTTCCAGGCAACCAAAAAAGGTCAAGTCACTTTCACAAAAAAAGATTTACCCGGAGAAATAACAGTTGAAGATATACAAGATCTGATCATCATTTATCCAGGTACCAGTGGAATAAATCAGAAGCTTGTTGAAGGAAACTATAAGTATATATTATGCCACCAGAGCATTCAAGAAGCCCTGGCCAGTTTGGAAGTGATCGATATGACAATCGAGGAATTCCGAAAGTTCCTGAACGTTCTTCATACTGCACACTGGTCCATGGTTAGAAGAATAACAAGTGGAATCATTTTGAACGATAATACTCGCACATTAGTCAAGGGAAACGACCCATCAGTCAGTTTATTAAGAACAG atttcaaaatattatcgtCCGGTGCTGAAAAAAATACATCTCAAAGGACAGTCACACATATTTACCAGGGTCCGGTTAATATTG AAAAGAAGAAGCATATTGTTGCAGCACAATATGTAGAGTCTGGTGCATCAGTAAGCGGCCCATACAAAGATGTTAGCTTTACAG CAATTGCGGGAACACCAACACCTTTACAAGATGCCACACCTGAACAAGCAAAAAAAGATAATACAG CATTGGCAGATTTTCTTACATTGAAGCAAGACCCTCTAAAGAAGAGTTTTCAAGAACAGTTCCGAAACCCAGAACTTGAGCAACCAGATCTTCTTGAACTTTTGCATTCTTTGCATCAATGCGGTGACAGCGCAAAAGAAATCGTAGCTGATTCGCCAATGGAATCGATCAACTTAAATAAACTGCAACTCTCGGCTGCGGACTTCCACGTCGTTTTCGGTGCGACTCAGTTTTTCAAAAAGGTCAAATCTCTTCGTCTTGGGACGATGAACGAAGAACAACTCAGTGATTTGAAAGGCTTTTTAGCTGAATCTCGGATTGCG GTGAACATTACAACCATCAAACAAACGATCACTGACAGTGGCATCTTCTTAAATCTTCTGAAGGTGCTTGccaaatacaagaaaaaaatgcattttaatgCCGTTCAACTGAACACTTTGAATGAAATTCATATCCCGGATTTGGAGTGCGTTTTTCAAAACTTTGACACAACG ATAAATGCGAACTACGTCAAATTGTTGGACAAAAAGGATAGCGAATTACTCGAACTTCTGCAGAAGGTTTATATATTCAGAAATAGCTTTGAATGCAGAATTATGGAGTTAGGAACTCTCAATATCCAACACATCGATGTTCTGAAGAGTCTTCTCGAAGACACAAACGTTGCG TTGTCACGTGAAGAATCGGTTGTAGTGTGTGATTGCCTACCTCACGTCACTGATGAGTTAAAAATAGTGTACGACGTGGAACATGCAGAAATCAAGATGCTTCAAACAAAACTGAACTCTCTGCCTCCGACG AATCTGCAAATTGTACTCTTTGATGACCACACAAGAAAGTGGATAGGATTTTCCCAGAAACATCGTACGTGA
- the LOC120341846 gene encoding uncharacterized protein LOC120341846 isoform X2 — MGIVIVGLVTPLLSLLWENGLKQHVVKFCSSFILGNFFVRRRLIREVNGATRKITTPSKITGLKQHDFQVTPTLVEVNFYETGADEREYKPEKSFSPLKHAQGGTNTSPDEFFKDPNVRRVALIGGAGYGKTEMTKKFSNDMMDEKIPGLEEVEVIQHMNFRDVHGNEKLTLGSLLLGNVNMAPSDRTKDIEWIARNPNKYMLVLDGADQYENIKDLGKNQGTSNYRDKMNPTDMLNGLLSGNLLPGIRVLYSSREHGIRSFDGSVRADKVIALSGFSYESVQILVKKLGGDDGDKIWNHLQEKAPALIPICTIPMFLVFTVLVVSRHKENPPKTFSEILLLVLRDMTVSEHVRAKEDIHKVIDALKITCFQATKKGQVTFTKKDLPGEITVEDIQDLIIIYPGTSGINQKLVEGNYKYILCHQSIQEALASLEVIDMTIEEFRKFLNVLHTAHWSMVRRITSGIILNDNTRTLVKGNDPSVSLLRTDFKILSSGAEKNTSQRTVTHIYQGPVNIEKKKHIVAAQYVESGASVSGPYKDVSFTAIAGTPTPLQDATPEQAKKDNTALADFLTLKQDPLKKSFQEQFRNPELEQPDLLELLHSLHQCGDSAKEIVADSPMESINLNKLQLSAADFHVVFGATQFFKKVKSLRLGTMNEEQLSDLKGFLAESRIAVNITTIKQTITDSGIFLNLLKVLAKYKKKMHFNAVQLNTLNEIHIPDLECVFQNFDTTIRIHRLTVDSKEANQIFIDLHKYGDRVQYDEIKEIVLRVDDPDITASVLSRCSKLQYLLYHSPRESFVRNLQSLTNSMKISNIKMSHMDIGSYDVLSREESVVVCDCLPHVTDELKIVYDVEHAEIKMLQTKLNSLPPTNLQIVLFDDHTRKWIGFSQKHRT, encoded by the exons ATGG gGATTGTTATCGTTGGGTTGGTGACACCTTTATTAAGTCTGCTGTGGGAAAATGGATTAAAACAACATGTTGTGAAGTTTTGttcttcatttattttaggGAATTTCTTCG TTCGTCGACGTTTAATACGGGAGGTCAATGGGGCCACTCGGAAAATTACAACGCCTTCTAAGATTACTGGATTGAAGCAACATGATTTTCAAGTTACGCCTACTTTAGTGGAAGTTAATTTCTACGAAACTGGGGCCGACGAACGAGAATACAAACCCGAGAAATCATTTAGTCCACTTAAACATGCCCAGGGAGGAACAAATACTTCGCCAGACGAATTCTTCAAAGATCCGAATGTTAGAAGAGTCGCATTAATAGGGGGAGCTGGTTATGGTAAAACCGAGATGACGAAAAAATTTTCGAATGACATGATGGATGAAAAGATTCCAGGGCTAGAGGAAGTTGAAGTTATACAGCACATGAACTTTCGAGACGTTCATGGAAACGAGAAATTAACCCTGGGAAGTCTCCTGTTAGGAAACGTTAACATGGCTCCGAGTGACAGAACGAAAGATATTGAGTGGATCGCTAGGAATCCCAACAAATATATGCTAGTGCTGGATGGGGCAGATCAATACGAAAACATAAAAGATTTAGGAAAAAATCAAGGAACTAGTAATTATCGAGACAAAATGAATCCAACAGATATGCTGAATGGTTTATTGTCAGGGAATCTTCTTCCTGGAATCCGTGTTCTATATTCGTCTCGAGAACACGGAATACGAAGCTTTGATGGCAGTGTCCGCGCGGATAAAGTTATTGCTTTATCAGGCTTTTCATACGAATCGGTACAAATACTCGTCAAAAAGCTTGGGGGAGATGACGGCGATAAAATCTGGAATCATTTACAAGAGAAAGCACCGGCTTTGATTCCCATCTGTACGATACCGATGTTTTTAGTATTCACGGTTCTGGTGGTTTCCAGGCATAAAGAGAATCCACCTAAAACATTCAGTGAAATTCTTTTGCTGGTGTTACGCGATATGACAGTGTCCGAACACGTTCGTGCTAAGGAAGACATCCACAAAGTAATTGATGCTTTAAAGATAACATGTTTCCAGGCAACCAAAAAAGGTCAAGTCACTTTCACAAAAAAAGATTTACCCGGAGAAATAACAGTTGAAGATATACAAGATCTGATCATCATTTATCCAGGTACCAGTGGAATAAATCAGAAGCTTGTTGAAGGAAACTATAAGTATATATTATGCCACCAGAGCATTCAAGAAGCCCTGGCCAGTTTGGAAGTGATCGATATGACAATCGAGGAATTCCGAAAGTTCCTGAACGTTCTTCATACTGCACACTGGTCCATGGTTAGAAGAATAACAAGTGGAATCATTTTGAACGATAATACTCGCACATTAGTCAAGGGAAACGACCCATCAGTCAGTTTATTAAGAACAG atttcaaaatattatcgtCCGGTGCTGAAAAAAATACATCTCAAAGGACAGTCACACATATTTACCAGGGTCCGGTTAATATTG AAAAGAAGAAGCATATTGTTGCAGCACAATATGTAGAGTCTGGTGCATCAGTAAGCGGCCCATACAAAGATGTTAGCTTTACAG CAATTGCGGGAACACCAACACCTTTACAAGATGCCACACCTGAACAAGCAAAAAAAGATAATACAG CATTGGCAGATTTTCTTACATTGAAGCAAGACCCTCTAAAGAAGAGTTTTCAAGAACAGTTCCGAAACCCAGAACTTGAGCAACCAGATCTTCTTGAACTTTTGCATTCTTTGCATCAATGCGGTGACAGCGCAAAAGAAATCGTAGCTGATTCGCCAATGGAATCGATCAACTTAAATAAACTGCAACTCTCGGCTGCGGACTTCCACGTCGTTTTCGGTGCGACTCAGTTTTTCAAAAAGGTCAAATCTCTTCGTCTTGGGACGATGAACGAAGAACAACTCAGTGATTTGAAAGGCTTTTTAGCTGAATCTCGGATTGCG GTGAACATTACAACCATCAAACAAACGATCACTGACAGTGGCATCTTCTTAAATCTTCTGAAGGTGCTTGccaaatacaagaaaaaaatgcattttaatgCCGTTCAACTGAACACTTTGAATGAAATTCATATCCCGGATTTGGAGTGCGTTTTTCAAAACTTTGACACAACG ATAAGAATTCATCGACTCACCGTGGATAGTAAAGAAGCGAATCAGATATTCATCGATCTTCACAAATACGGTGACAGAGTTCAGTATGATGAAATAAAGGAGATTGTTCTCCGCGTTGACGACCCTGATATCACTGCCTCGGTGTTGAGCCGTTGCTCAAAACTTCAGTATTTGTTATATCATTCGCCTCGGGAATCGTTTGTTAGAAACCTTCAATCTTTGACAAACTCAATGAAGATATCAAACATCAAA atgAGCCACATGGATATCGGGTCTTATGATGTG TTGTCACGTGAAGAATCGGTTGTAGTGTGTGATTGCCTACCTCACGTCACTGATGAGTTAAAAATAGTGTACGACGTGGAACATGCAGAAATCAAGATGCTTCAAACAAAACTGAACTCTCTGCCTCCGACG AATCTGCAAATTGTACTCTTTGATGACCACACAAGAAAGTGGATAGGATTTTCCCAGAAACATCGTACGTGA